In a single window of the Desulfonatronum thiodismutans genome:
- a CDS encoding PEP/pyruvate-binding domain-containing protein, translated as MTALLTRIKRLFSRTPEIDEVEAAAVGALFKGKYNSFKRLLEANNQALRVMTELDQTLKGMHSFGMVFVRSRCTAVTVDVYSIVKNLRELAGGGYADLEPAFRNIRADIRGILERRRVSPVTDFVLDLEAVDKEMADAVGGKMANLGEILKRFPDLRIPHGFVVTVAGYERFMAHTMLQKEIDRRLQSTEMEDPSALYRVSSEIQLAIINAEIPEDLRRAIEAAYGRLEARTRAGVKVSLRSSAVGEDASGASFAGQYRSELNVNPNNLLASFKEILAGKYSVTAISYRLNRGIKDEDVPMCVGCMAMVDARAGGVAYSRSPTDIRANALLINAVPGLPKAVVDGSVTPDLWVVSRTDPERILKEVVARKTEKFQCLPEEGVTRVALDPNEGRLPSLDRAMVAEVAQATIRLEEGFETPVDVEWVLDEEGRLVIVQCRPLTQLPQEGDAEAVAPDGGVTGETVPDDVVLQGGDTASPGIAAGPVFVVRANDDILRFPTGAVLVAARAHPRWATLLPRAAAVITETGGITGHLANVAREFGLPALFNVPEATRKLGTGEEVTLDADMRRVHSGRVERLLAQQRPRKGLMEGTPVHETLKEVVRLITPLNLTDPAGPDFKAGNCQTLHDITRFCHEMSVREMFSFGQETALVRRAGKRLVVDVPMQWWVLDLEDGFRDPVTGPHVHISNIQSQPMQALWAGITAKPWAGPPAVDGRGFMSVMLQAASNPNLNADGASEYAQRNYFMISRYFCNLTSRMGFHFSTVETLAGDPAYENYARFSFKGGAADLRRRVMRTRFIASVLEEQGFEIESHEDMLIARISGRPLEETLAALRILGYLTIHTRQLDMIMLNPDQVSYYRAMLCTDIGGMVQDGRCVLNQTSDLQSQ; from the coding sequence ATGACCGCACTGCTCACCCGCATCAAACGCCTGTTCAGCCGGACTCCGGAGATAGACGAGGTCGAGGCCGCGGCGGTGGGCGCGCTGTTCAAGGGCAAGTACAATTCTTTCAAGCGGCTTTTGGAAGCCAACAATCAGGCTTTGCGGGTGATGACCGAGCTGGATCAGACCCTGAAGGGCATGCACAGCTTCGGCATGGTCTTTGTGCGGTCCCGGTGTACGGCAGTTACCGTGGACGTCTATTCCATCGTCAAAAATCTCCGGGAACTGGCGGGTGGCGGATACGCGGATCTGGAGCCGGCCTTCCGGAATATCCGCGCCGATATCCGCGGGATTCTGGAGCGACGTCGCGTCAGTCCGGTCACGGACTTCGTCCTGGACCTGGAGGCCGTAGACAAGGAAATGGCCGACGCGGTGGGCGGCAAGATGGCCAATCTTGGTGAAATTCTGAAGCGTTTTCCGGATCTGCGCATTCCCCACGGATTCGTGGTCACCGTCGCCGGATACGAGCGGTTCATGGCCCACACCATGCTGCAAAAGGAGATCGACCGTCGTCTCCAGTCCACGGAAATGGAGGACCCTTCGGCCCTGTACCGGGTCAGCTCGGAGATTCAGTTGGCGATCATCAACGCCGAGATTCCCGAGGATCTGCGGCGGGCCATTGAGGCGGCCTACGGTAGGCTGGAGGCGCGGACCCGCGCCGGGGTCAAAGTTTCCCTGCGGTCCAGCGCCGTGGGGGAAGACGCTTCCGGAGCATCCTTCGCAGGCCAATACCGGTCGGAGTTGAACGTCAACCCAAACAACCTGCTTGCTTCCTTTAAGGAAATTCTGGCTGGAAAGTATTCCGTGACCGCCATTTCCTACCGTTTGAACCGGGGCATCAAGGACGAGGACGTGCCCATGTGCGTGGGGTGCATGGCCATGGTGGACGCCCGGGCCGGCGGGGTGGCCTACTCCCGCAGTCCGACGGACATTCGGGCAAACGCACTGTTGATCAATGCCGTGCCCGGACTGCCCAAGGCCGTGGTGGACGGCAGCGTGACTCCGGATCTGTGGGTTGTTTCCCGGACCGATCCGGAGCGGATATTGAAGGAAGTGGTGGCGCGGAAGACGGAAAAGTTTCAATGTCTGCCTGAGGAAGGCGTGACCCGCGTTGCCCTCGATCCGAACGAGGGACGTCTCCCTTCCTTGGACCGGGCCATGGTCGCTGAGGTGGCCCAGGCGACCATACGACTGGAAGAGGGGTTTGAGACGCCGGTGGATGTGGAATGGGTGCTGGACGAAGAAGGGCGTCTGGTGATCGTGCAGTGTCGCCCGTTGACGCAGCTGCCGCAAGAAGGGGACGCGGAAGCCGTTGCACCGGATGGAGGCGTGACCGGCGAAACGGTCCCGGATGACGTGGTGCTTCAGGGCGGGGACACGGCCAGTCCCGGCATTGCCGCGGGGCCGGTCTTCGTGGTCCGGGCCAACGACGATATATTGCGGTTTCCAACGGGCGCGGTCCTAGTGGCCGCGCGGGCCCATCCCCGCTGGGCCACGCTGTTGCCCCGGGCCGCGGCCGTGATCACCGAAACCGGAGGCATCACCGGGCATCTGGCCAACGTGGCTCGGGAGTTCGGGCTTCCGGCGCTGTTCAACGTCCCCGAGGCGACGCGAAAACTCGGGACCGGGGAAGAGGTCACCCTGGACGCGGACATGCGCCGGGTGCATTCCGGGCGGGTGGAGCGGCTTTTGGCCCAGCAGCGGCCCCGCAAGGGACTGATGGAAGGCACCCCGGTCCATGAGACCTTGAAGGAGGTGGTCCGGCTGATCACGCCGCTGAACCTGACCGACCCGGCCGGACCGGATTTCAAGGCCGGGAATTGCCAAACCCTGCACGATATCACCCGCTTTTGCCATGAGATGAGCGTCCGGGAGATGTTCTCCTTTGGGCAAGAGACGGCCCTGGTCCGGCGGGCCGGCAAGCGTCTGGTGGTGGACGTGCCCATGCAGTGGTGGGTGCTGGACCTGGAGGACGGGTTCCGAGATCCGGTGACGGGTCCGCACGTGCATATCTCCAATATTCAGTCCCAGCCCATGCAGGCGTTGTGGGCCGGGATCACGGCCAAGCCCTGGGCCGGGCCACCGGCCGTGGACGGCAGGGGGTTCATGTCCGTGATGCTCCAGGCCGCTTCCAATCCGAACCTCAACGCGGATGGGGCCTCGGAGTACGCCCAGCGTAACTACTTCATGATCTCCCGGTATTTTTGCAATCTGACCTCCAGAATGGGCTTTCATTTCTCCACGGTGGAGACCCTGGCGGGGGATCCGGCGTATGAGAACTACGCCCGCTTTTCGTTCAAGGGCGGAGCCGCGGACCTGCGGCGACGGGTCATGCGCACCCGGTTCATCGCGTCCGTGCTGGAGGAGCAAGGCTTTGAAATCGAGTCCCACGAGGACATGCTCATCGCCCGGATCAGCGGTCGCCCCCTGGAGGAAACATTGGCGGCTTTGCGGATTCTCGGTTATCTGACCATCCATACCCGGCAGTTGGACATGATCATGCTCAATCCGGATCAGGTGTCCTATTACCGGGCTATGCTGTGCACGGACATCGGGGGCATGGTCCAGGATGGGCGTTGCGTCCTGAATCAGACATCGGATCTCCAATCTCAATAA
- a CDS encoding sulfite exporter TauE/SafE family protein, with protein MRFFRNLAAMMHLGAVQYAKWDYDTSMNILRSRKRMFILMLLLIPCAIGVGLSHADLPEMLGGKYSYMPSFYSPFIFYISILIGMFAGLITGCIGAGGGFIITPALMSAGIKGILAVGTDLFHIFAKAIMGTVIHRKLGNVSVALAVAFLVGAGVGVTGGGVVNRTLYEINPILSDTFISVMFVVLLGFLGTYAMLDFLRARKVDIVDVHGGSGGHEAHGSAPSGPGVAAKIQAMKIPPMISFDQDLVPGGKQLSAWFVAICGAVVGFVSAIMGVGGGFLTFPIFVYLMGVSSFTTIGTDILQIIFTAGYASIAQYAIYGFIFYTLAMGMLLGSLIGIQIGAMTTKVVKGIYIRGFYATTILGGFINRLFVLPEKMGDMGYLNISKGMGKALSATGNVLFFIIIGIFAAWVFYMFFTNMKILKGEE; from the coding sequence ATGCGATTTTTCAGAAACCTGGCCGCCATGATGCACCTCGGGGCGGTCCAATACGCCAAGTGGGACTATGATACGTCCATGAACATTCTCAGGAGCAGGAAGCGGATGTTCATTCTGATGCTTCTGCTTATTCCCTGTGCCATCGGCGTGGGGCTGTCCCACGCGGATTTGCCCGAGATGCTGGGCGGCAAATATTCCTACATGCCCAGCTTTTACTCCCCCTTCATCTTCTATATTTCGATCCTGATCGGCATGTTTGCCGGCCTGATCACCGGATGCATCGGCGCGGGCGGTGGCTTCATCATCACCCCGGCCCTGATGAGCGCCGGGATCAAGGGTATCCTGGCCGTCGGCACGGACCTGTTTCACATCTTCGCCAAGGCGATCATGGGTACCGTGATCCACAGGAAGTTGGGCAACGTCTCCGTGGCCCTGGCCGTGGCCTTTCTGGTGGGCGCGGGCGTGGGCGTGACCGGCGGCGGCGTGGTCAACAGGACCCTGTACGAAATCAACCCGATTCTTAGCGACACCTTCATCAGCGTGATGTTCGTGGTCTTGCTGGGCTTTCTGGGCACCTACGCCATGCTGGACTTCCTGCGGGCGCGCAAGGTGGATATCGTGGACGTCCACGGCGGCAGCGGCGGCCATGAGGCGCACGGCTCCGCGCCCAGCGGGCCGGGGGTGGCCGCGAAGATTCAGGCCATGAAGATTCCCCCGATGATCTCCTTTGACCAGGATCTGGTTCCCGGAGGCAAGCAGCTTTCAGCCTGGTTCGTGGCCATCTGCGGCGCGGTGGTCGGCTTTGTCTCCGCGATCATGGGCGTGGGCGGCGGTTTCCTGACCTTCCCCATCTTCGTCTACCTGATGGGCGTGTCCTCCTTCACCACCATCGGCACGGACATCCTGCAGATCATCTTCACCGCGGGCTACGCCTCCATCGCTCAGTACGCCATCTATGGGTTCATCTTCTACACTCTGGCCATGGGCATGCTGCTGGGCTCACTGATCGGCATCCAGATCGGGGCCATGACCACAAAGGTGGTCAAGGGCATCTACATCCGCGGCTTCTACGCCACGACCATTCTGGGCGGGTTCATCAACCGACTGTTCGTGTTGCCGGAGAAGATGGGCGACATGGGCTATCTGAACATCTCCAAGGGCATGGGCAAAGCGCTCAGCGCCACGGGCAATGTTTTATTCTTCATCATTATCGGCATCTTCGCCGCGTGGGTCTTCTATATGTTTTTTACGAACATGAAGATCCTGAAAGGGGAGGAATAG
- a CDS encoding sensor histidine kinase, which produces MARNALVMLWERFKPAFWDADDPSEPGVDGGGFNYRRIWKLVVLLVTTVSVVPLLVITFMDYNLNRKAMQADFVYPINSLLSNTKLSLASFLQQRQAVLEFIVADHSLEELSDEFFLHELYHNMKAAFGGFVDVGLIDGYGKQLAYVGPFDLKGKDYSEQDWFAEVLDRRVFISDVFLGFRDVPHFVIAVKRICYDGTIMILRATIDTEQFFNLVQSLNLRATTDAFLVNRQGVLQTPSFSHGDVLNEISYPVPPYSDVPVIFEIEDIRQNPAYMGYVYVENTPFIFMVVKQQQEMMRNWWRLRMEMFGFLLISVTCIVAVILTSATVLVRRIYEADRKRSIALHTVEHTNKMASIGRLAAGVAHEINNPLAVINEKAGLIKDIFSFSDKYGQDKKLLSLVDSILMSVERCSAITHRLLGFARHVDVQLEQVDVVQTVRDVLGFLDKEAQYRDIHVSLDIQENVPMIHTDKGQLQQVLLNIVNNAFAAVQDGGMIAIALDVPQPSEVQISITDNGCGISPENMKRIFEPFFSTKSKQGTGLGLSITYGLVKKLGGLIHVQSELGRGTTFTVTLPVARAQKEEESANSACG; this is translated from the coding sequence ATGGCGCGTAACGCCCTTGTCATGCTCTGGGAGCGCTTTAAACCGGCGTTTTGGGACGCCGACGATCCATCCGAGCCCGGGGTGGATGGGGGTGGATTCAACTATCGGCGGATCTGGAAGCTGGTGGTCCTGCTGGTGACCACGGTATCCGTGGTTCCGCTGCTGGTGATCACGTTCATGGACTACAACCTGAACCGCAAGGCCATGCAGGCGGATTTCGTCTATCCGATCAACAGTCTGCTTTCCAATACCAAGTTGAGTCTGGCGTCCTTCCTGCAACAGCGTCAGGCAGTGCTGGAATTCATTGTCGCTGATCATTCGCTGGAAGAACTCTCAGACGAGTTTTTTCTCCATGAACTCTATCATAATATGAAGGCCGCTTTTGGTGGATTCGTGGATGTCGGTTTGATTGACGGATACGGAAAGCAGCTGGCCTATGTCGGGCCGTTCGATCTGAAGGGCAAGGACTATTCGGAACAGGACTGGTTTGCCGAAGTCCTGGATCGACGGGTGTTTATCAGCGATGTTTTTCTCGGTTTTCGAGACGTGCCGCATTTCGTGATCGCCGTGAAGCGGATCTGTTATGACGGCACGATTATGATTCTTCGAGCAACCATCGATACGGAACAGTTCTTCAATCTGGTGCAGTCTTTGAACCTGAGAGCCACGACGGACGCGTTTCTGGTCAATAGACAAGGCGTGCTGCAAACCCCCAGCTTTTCTCACGGCGATGTGTTGAACGAAATTTCGTACCCCGTACCTCCGTACTCGGACGTTCCGGTCATTTTTGAAATCGAGGATATCCGACAAAACCCCGCCTACATGGGATACGTTTATGTGGAAAATACGCCGTTCATCTTCATGGTGGTCAAGCAACAGCAGGAGATGATGCGCAACTGGTGGCGGTTGCGTATGGAAATGTTTGGTTTTTTGCTGATCAGCGTGACCTGCATCGTGGCGGTCATTTTAACTTCGGCAACTGTATTGGTGCGGCGGATTTATGAGGCGGACAGAAAGCGCTCCATCGCTTTGCATACGGTGGAACATACCAACAAGATGGCCTCCATCGGACGCTTGGCCGCCGGCGTGGCCCATGAGATCAACAATCCACTGGCCGTGATCAATGAAAAAGCCGGCCTGATAAAGGATATCTTCTCATTTTCGGACAAATACGGCCAGGACAAGAAACTCTTGTCCTTGGTGGACTCCATCCTGATGTCCGTGGAGCGCTGCAGCGCCATTACCCATCGGCTGCTGGGGTTTGCCCGGCATGTGGACGTCCAGTTGGAGCAGGTGGATGTGGTGCAGACGGTGCGGGATGTACTGGGTTTTCTGGACAAGGAGGCCCAGTACCGGGATATCCATGTCAGTTTGGATATTCAGGAGAATGTTCCGATGATCCATACGGACAAGGGGCAGCTGCAGCAGGTGCTGCTGAACATCGTGAACAATGCCTTTGCCGCGGTCCAGGATGGCGGAATGATTGCCATTGCCTTGGACGTTCCCCAGCCTTCGGAGGTTCAAATCTCCATAACGGACAATGGATGCGGTATTTCGCCGGAAAACATGAAGCGGATTTTCGAGCCTTTTTTTTCCACCAAGTCCAAGCAAGGGACGGGGCTGGGCCTGTCCATAACCTACGGGTTGGTCAAAAAGCTGGGTGGCTTGATCCATGTTCAGTCGGAGCTGGGTCGGGGAACCACGTTCACAGTAACGCTGCCTGTGGCTCGTGCGCAAAAGGAGGAGGAAAGTGCGAATTCTGCTTGTGGATGA
- a CDS encoding response regulator, giving the protein MGIISIFHGSFCHEKEVVALVTQRIGMVELEDRKLLELTQARFGVQALALERSLFQGKWSGAFFAVEKRLHLAMVRRTLADMLVDLEQDKVLCSGFLAHLVPRSVNHVFHVCLIAEFGYRVDRAIADLKLSMELAREQVAGDDRVRAAWTEELLRKEPWDHTLYDLVLPMDRKSVEEGAAAIVEHSRKDLLQPDDLSRKALRDFQLQAEVELALAEEGHAGQVKAESGRVELLITQNVIMLSKLEEELRDIVIRVPGVKEVIINLSPEFYQKNMYRQHQPEQRGKLLLVDDEREFVHTLSERLLMREIGSAVVYDGEQALAFVDEDEPDVMVLDLKMPGIDGLEVLRRVKRAHPQVQVIILTGHGSKEDERNCMDAGAFAYLQKPVDIDILTRLLEQARSRNPDHVQEEKQARTTSPTEHENGA; this is encoded by the coding sequence ATGGGCATCATCAGTATTTTTCACGGAAGCTTCTGTCACGAAAAAGAAGTCGTCGCGCTGGTCACGCAGCGGATCGGCATGGTGGAGCTGGAGGACCGGAAACTCCTGGAGCTGACCCAGGCCCGGTTCGGGGTGCAAGCCCTGGCGTTAGAGCGATCCTTGTTTCAGGGGAAGTGGAGTGGGGCTTTTTTCGCCGTTGAAAAGCGGCTTCACTTGGCCATGGTCCGCCGGACCCTGGCGGATATGCTGGTGGACCTGGAACAGGACAAGGTCCTTTGTTCGGGCTTTCTTGCACACCTGGTGCCCCGTTCCGTGAACCACGTCTTCCACGTTTGCCTGATCGCGGAGTTCGGGTACCGGGTGGACCGGGCCATTGCCGACCTGAAGCTTTCCATGGAACTGGCCCGTGAGCAGGTGGCCGGGGACGACCGGGTCCGGGCGGCCTGGACCGAGGAGCTGCTTCGCAAGGAGCCCTGGGACCATACGCTGTACGACCTGGTCCTGCCCATGGATCGCAAAAGCGTGGAAGAGGGCGCGGCTGCCATTGTTGAGCATTCCCGAAAGGATCTGCTCCAACCCGACGATTTGTCCCGCAAGGCGCTCAGGGATTTTCAGCTCCAGGCCGAGGTGGAACTGGCTCTGGCCGAAGAAGGGCACGCGGGGCAGGTCAAGGCGGAGAGCGGCCGGGTTGAACTGCTCATCACCCAGAACGTGATCATGCTCTCCAAGCTGGAAGAGGAACTGCGGGACATCGTGATCCGGGTCCCTGGAGTCAAGGAAGTGATCATCAACCTGAGTCCGGAATTCTATCAAAAAAACATGTACCGACAACATCAGCCCGAACAACGGGGGAAATTGCTGCTGGTGGATGACGAACGGGAGTTCGTGCACACCTTGTCCGAACGGCTGTTGATGCGGGAAATCGGCTCCGCGGTGGTGTATGACGGGGAGCAGGCCCTGGCCTTCGTGGATGAAGACGAGCCGGACGTGATGGTCCTGGACCTGAAAATGCCCGGAATTGACGGCCTGGAGGTTCTGCGTCGAGTCAAGCGGGCCCATCCCCAGGTTCAGGTGATCATTCTCACCGGCCACGGTTCCAAGGAAGATGAACGGAATTGCATGGATGCCGGAGCCTTCGCCTACCTGCAAAAGCCGGTGGACATCGACATCCTGACCCGGCTCCTGGAGCAGGCCCGGTCACGGAATCCGGACCATGTCCAGGAGGAGAAACAGGCCCGGACAACAAGCCCTACCGAGCACGAGAATGGCGCGTAA